Proteins encoded in a region of the Pirellulaceae bacterium genome:
- a CDS encoding CotH kinase family protein, producing MVANLTAHWLAEDLTATHEQGQTVTNWVDSIGDVTAVATGAPELVQDVFGGQSIVRFDPSNGGDYFRVPATDSPMSGANDYTVVVVFATSSADLGSDSRFWFDQTGLIDTSQFGFADDWGMSLNGEGQVAAGIGKRATTQLSTQTGLNDGSPHVATYTKGGDTISLYVDGQVDSTSGVSQAPRAAREMWIGAITGGVFPYAGDVAEIRIYDDDLTPDEAEELNSELLDQYQNSPPVVQDDTFRVHEDSPLVVDAPGVLENDNAAAGTNSLKAILVEDPSYGKVDLQADGSFVYLPAANFFGSDSFRYRASDQQQDIDAIFTEDFDAITGSRSEFNGSQLESGMPVLYGGNLGRWTESGSGSAHAVDTANVTACAENCKDATDIVNPRDWAVMIWEDNLIKTRRTISESNTAGIIYAVDFSASGAVYQSGTQKTGSTDGVKIEVLRADNTVLASFVHRPGAWTGSTVLAPDRFHYVGDGSGDIRLQVGPATPNRGRFAGAIDNLSVSVVADASSAGLVTIDVSPQADAPQAVADNFIVAPDSETSVGQRRGVLTNDVHPDGISVTADLVDDVQHGTLLLASDGSFRYTPEPGFDGVDRFRYRLDDGVRQSDIVTAELVVSAASVFISEFMAHNDGGLSTRTRLTDDADFVGGSVRPDWVEITNLLNVSVDVSGFHLTDELSDRKKWEFPTGSVIPAAGTLVVFASGLDIKDTALDEQGRAHTNFRLDARGESLAITWDDGRLIDTLTDLPHQFTDVSYGVGHDGLIGHFTDPSPNQANEAVATTGPVISAVTENPGPLAVGQELTVTAQVTSRNLPIDSVNLVYAVMYGAEQTVPMVDDGTAVDAVAGDGIYSGLIPAAANAAEMLRWKVVARDQQDNLTNAPLFLDESSARQSPEYYGTVITDPNLQTELTTLHWYLESPSRANRASGSRASVYLDGEFYDNVFVRVRGASSRSVRKKSFKFEFNVGHDFRYTSDAPRVTEFNLNTTFQDKAYLRSQLTYEYYQDAGALASNSGTWRVQQNGEFYSVAAFAENVDADMLANHGFDPDGALYKLNNGNGVSSPTTGVEKKTRQHEGNFDLQELVLGVRRSNPNRSQYIFDNIDIPGMISYLTAGIISQDFDRWQKNIFVYRDTNGTGEWVTIGHDKDLTWGNRFYDDEISGDGFSHERNLSPAKRRAHPFQTAIAHNCCGPNTKNDALITDPRMQEMYLRYLRTLMDRQLQSPNTPPAERRLETQIDEMAAALAPDAAMDLEKWGAIYGERIDFLTAIDELKTDYLEQRRVYLYETHGLDGPADFSVGIPGPQVGNPELIIGELDFNPVSGDQREEYVRIDNPHDVAVDISNWKLTGLVDLTFRPGTVIPSHDSIYVSPDVQAFRARTTGPSGEQELFVQGAYEGRLANAGGSVRVIGADGQVVAQHTYVGDQPTIAAHLRISELHYNPANASDQEIAAGHDNNDEFEFVELVNIGPDLIQLTDARLTQETIAERLRGIYFDFSESRITQLGPGERALVVEDLDAFESRYGGELPVAGEWSGRLSNDTETITLRSGDATIHQFTYDDAWYPSTDGAGMSLEIVDVTNSDLASWSAASSWNPSSVVGGTPGTAADLTVPGDLDQDGQIDATDIDLLSVALRLGSDDRRFDLNADEQVTQSDRDHLVREILMTDFGDANLDGVFNSSDLVSIFQAGEYEDESTNNSNWNEGDWNGDGEFDSSDLILAFQAGKFMRT from the coding sequence TTGGTTGCAAATCTTACGGCACATTGGTTGGCAGAAGATTTGACTGCGACGCACGAGCAAGGCCAAACGGTTACCAACTGGGTGGACTCGATCGGTGATGTGACGGCGGTGGCTACGGGGGCGCCCGAGCTTGTGCAAGACGTGTTCGGCGGTCAGTCGATCGTCCGCTTTGACCCAAGCAACGGTGGTGATTACTTCCGTGTTCCTGCGACCGACAGTCCGATGTCGGGAGCCAATGACTATACGGTTGTCGTGGTTTTTGCGACTTCGTCAGCCGATCTGGGCAGCGATTCCCGCTTTTGGTTTGATCAGACAGGCCTAATCGACACCAGCCAATTCGGTTTTGCGGACGATTGGGGAATGTCTTTGAATGGCGAAGGACAAGTGGCCGCTGGGATTGGCAAACGCGCGACAACCCAGTTATCAACCCAGACCGGTTTGAACGATGGCAGCCCTCACGTTGCGACCTATACCAAAGGAGGCGACACGATTTCGTTGTACGTCGACGGTCAAGTCGACAGCACATCGGGTGTGTCCCAGGCGCCGCGTGCTGCGCGCGAAATGTGGATCGGAGCGATCACGGGAGGCGTCTTTCCCTATGCAGGTGATGTCGCAGAAATTCGTATCTATGATGATGATCTGACTCCCGACGAGGCCGAAGAACTGAACAGCGAATTGCTCGATCAGTATCAGAACTCACCACCTGTCGTTCAAGACGATACCTTTCGTGTGCATGAAGACAGTCCGCTTGTCGTGGACGCACCCGGTGTACTCGAAAACGACAACGCCGCTGCTGGTACAAATTCGCTGAAGGCAATTCTGGTTGAGGATCCCAGCTACGGCAAAGTGGATTTGCAAGCGGATGGTTCATTCGTTTACTTGCCGGCTGCCAATTTCTTTGGAAGTGATTCGTTTCGGTACCGAGCCAGCGATCAGCAGCAGGATATCGACGCCATCTTTACCGAAGATTTCGATGCAATTACTGGTTCTCGCAGTGAGTTCAACGGCAGTCAATTGGAATCTGGAATGCCTGTGCTTTACGGCGGTAATTTGGGCCGATGGACCGAATCGGGAAGCGGTTCGGCACATGCAGTGGACACGGCCAATGTGACGGCCTGCGCCGAAAACTGCAAGGATGCGACAGATATCGTCAATCCGCGCGATTGGGCGGTGATGATCTGGGAGGATAACTTGATCAAGACTCGTCGGACGATTTCTGAATCGAATACGGCAGGAATTATCTATGCGGTTGATTTCTCTGCGAGTGGTGCCGTCTATCAATCCGGCACGCAAAAAACAGGGAGCACGGATGGTGTAAAGATTGAAGTTCTTCGCGCTGACAACACGGTACTTGCATCCTTTGTTCATCGCCCCGGAGCCTGGACGGGGAGTACGGTACTCGCTCCTGATCGTTTCCATTATGTTGGCGACGGCAGCGGCGACATCCGTCTCCAAGTGGGTCCGGCAACGCCTAATCGTGGTCGCTTTGCGGGGGCGATCGATAACTTGTCGGTATCCGTCGTCGCCGATGCAAGCAGCGCTGGCTTGGTCACGATTGATGTGAGTCCACAGGCGGACGCACCACAGGCGGTCGCTGACAATTTCATCGTGGCTCCTGACTCTGAGACGTCGGTGGGACAGAGGCGGGGAGTCCTCACCAATGATGTTCATCCGGACGGAATTTCCGTCACAGCCGATTTGGTTGACGACGTTCAACATGGAACGCTCCTGCTGGCATCAGATGGATCGTTTCGTTACACGCCAGAACCGGGTTTCGACGGTGTTGATCGTTTTCGCTATCGGCTGGACGACGGTGTCCGACAGTCCGATATTGTCACCGCCGAATTGGTGGTTTCCGCTGCCTCCGTCTTTATTTCAGAGTTTATGGCTCACAACGATGGAGGGCTCTCCACACGGACACGGTTGACGGATGATGCGGATTTCGTGGGGGGAAGCGTCCGTCCTGATTGGGTCGAAATCACCAACCTGTTGAACGTTTCTGTCGATGTGAGTGGGTTTCATCTTACCGATGAACTCAGCGATCGTAAGAAATGGGAGTTTCCCACCGGTTCGGTGATTCCAGCGGCCGGAACGCTCGTCGTTTTTGCTTCCGGACTTGATATCAAGGATACAGCCCTGGACGAGCAGGGGCGGGCTCATACGAACTTCAGGCTGGACGCTCGAGGTGAGTCGTTGGCGATCACCTGGGACGATGGTCGGTTGATTGACACTTTGACCGATCTTCCCCACCAATTTACCGACGTGTCCTACGGAGTCGGGCATGACGGGCTGATTGGCCATTTCACGGATCCATCCCCCAATCAGGCCAATGAGGCGGTTGCCACCACAGGGCCGGTGATCTCGGCAGTCACCGAAAATCCAGGACCGTTGGCCGTTGGTCAGGAGTTGACGGTTACCGCTCAGGTGACAAGCCGGAACCTACCGATCGATTCGGTGAATTTGGTCTATGCGGTAATGTACGGTGCCGAGCAGACGGTCCCGATGGTTGATGACGGCACGGCAGTTGATGCGGTTGCGGGAGATGGCATCTATTCGGGACTCATTCCGGCCGCGGCGAACGCAGCAGAGATGCTGCGTTGGAAGGTTGTGGCCAGAGACCAGCAGGACAACCTCACCAACGCGCCACTCTTTCTCGACGAGTCCTCGGCGAGGCAGTCTCCCGAATACTATGGGACAGTGATCACGGATCCCAACTTGCAAACTGAATTGACGACCTTGCATTGGTATTTGGAGAGTCCCAGTCGAGCGAATCGAGCAAGTGGTAGTCGGGCATCGGTCTATTTGGACGGTGAGTTTTATGACAACGTTTTTGTGCGCGTCCGAGGAGCGTCTTCTCGGAGCGTCCGCAAGAAGTCCTTTAAATTCGAGTTCAATGTGGGCCATGATTTTCGATATACGTCTGATGCACCTCGCGTGACCGAATTCAACTTGAACACCACGTTTCAGGACAAGGCCTATCTCCGTTCACAATTGACCTACGAGTATTACCAGGACGCCGGAGCGTTGGCGAGTAATTCAGGCACCTGGCGAGTGCAGCAGAACGGCGAGTTTTACAGCGTGGCTGCCTTCGCCGAAAATGTCGATGCGGATATGTTGGCAAATCATGGATTCGATCCCGACGGCGCACTCTATAAATTAAACAACGGTAACGGTGTCAGTTCGCCCACGACGGGTGTTGAAAAGAAAACTCGACAGCACGAAGGCAACTTTGACCTTCAGGAGCTTGTCCTTGGCGTAAGACGGTCGAACCCCAATCGAAGCCAATACATTTTTGACAATATTGATATCCCAGGCATGATCTCTTATTTAACTGCTGGAATCATCAGTCAAGATTTTGATCGCTGGCAAAAGAATATCTTCGTATACCGCGACACCAATGGAACCGGCGAGTGGGTGACGATCGGTCATGACAAAGATTTGACTTGGGGTAACCGGTTTTATGATGACGAAATCAGTGGCGACGGATTTTCACACGAACGAAACCTTTCACCAGCAAAACGTCGGGCACACCCCTTTCAGACCGCGATCGCTCACAATTGTTGTGGGCCAAACACGAAGAATGATGCGCTGATCACCGACCCACGTATGCAGGAAATGTATCTTCGTTACCTGCGGACCTTGATGGACCGGCAGCTCCAATCACCCAATACGCCGCCAGCCGAACGAAGGCTTGAGACCCAGATTGACGAAATGGCCGCCGCGCTGGCACCGGACGCCGCGATGGATTTAGAGAAATGGGGAGCGATTTACGGGGAAAGAATCGACTTCCTCACTGCGATCGACGAATTGAAAACCGACTATCTGGAACAGCGTCGAGTTTATCTTTATGAGACTCATGGGCTAGATGGACCTGCCGATTTTTCGGTGGGAATTCCCGGCCCTCAAGTCGGTAACCCAGAGCTGATTATTGGTGAGCTTGACTTTAATCCTGTCAGTGGCGATCAACGCGAAGAGTATGTCCGCATCGACAATCCACACGACGTCGCGGTAGACATTTCCAACTGGAAATTAACCGGGTTGGTGGATTTAACATTCCGCCCTGGCACCGTGATCCCCAGCCACGATTCGATCTACGTTTCACCCGATGTGCAGGCATTTCGTGCACGGACGACGGGCCCGAGTGGAGAACAAGAGCTGTTCGTCCAAGGAGCCTACGAGGGGCGTCTTGCCAATGCGGGTGGTTCGGTACGTGTCATCGGGGCCGATGGCCAGGTCGTGGCCCAGCACACTTACGTTGGCGATCAGCCGACGATTGCTGCCCATTTACGGATTAGCGAACTCCATTACAATCCGGCCAATGCTTCGGATCAAGAGATCGCCGCCGGGCACGACAACAATGATGAATTCGAGTTCGTCGAATTGGTCAACATCGGACCCGATCTCATTCAACTTACGGATGCTCGGTTGACACAAGAGACGATCGCCGAGCGACTCAGAGGCATTTACTTTGATTTCAGTGAAAGTCGAATTACGCAACTTGGGCCCGGTGAACGTGCGTTGGTCGTTGAGGACCTGGACGCGTTTGAGTCTCGATATGGTGGTGAGCTGCCCGTGGCCGGTGAGTGGAGCGGTCGTCTCAGCAACGATACCGAAACGATCACCCTGCGGTCTGGCGATGCAACGATCCATCAATTTACCTACGACGATGCTTGGTATCCGTCCACCGATGGCGCAGGAATGTCTTTGGAGATCGTGGATGTCACCAACTCGGATTTAGCAAGTTGGTCGGCAGCTAGCA